Below is a window of Pecten maximus unplaced genomic scaffold, xPecMax1.1, whole genome shotgun sequence DNA.
cccttttaccatgttagatacatGTCTACCTtttaccatgttagatacatatctctcttttaccatgttagatacatatctcccttttaccatgttagatacatacaatgtatctctctTTTACCATGTTTCATAGATATCTCTCTTTTAccatgttagatatatacaatgtatctcccttttaccatgttagatacatatctctcttttaccatgttagatacatacaatgtatctcccttttaccatgttagatacatatctcccttttaccatgttagatacatGTCTCCTTtttaccatgttagatacatatctcccttttaccatgttatatacatacctctcttttaccatgttagatacatatctcccttttaccatgttagatacatGTCTACCTTTAaccatgttagatacatatctctcttttaccatgttagatacatGTCTCCCTTTTACCAtgtcatatacatacaatgtatctcctttttaccatgttagatacatatctcccttttaccatgttagatacatGTCTCCCTtttaccatgttagatacatatctcccttttaccatattagatacatatctctcttttaccatgttagatacatatctctcttttaccatgttagatacatGTCTCCCTtttaccatgttagatacatatctcccttttaccatgttagatacatatctcccttttaccatattagatacatatctctcttttaccatgttagatacatGTCTACCTtttaccatgttagatacatGTCTACCTTTAaccatgttagatacatatctcacttttaccatgttagatacatGTCTACCTtttaccatgttagatacatGTCTCTCTtttaccatgttagatacatatctctcttttaccatgttagatacatatctcccttttaccatgttagatacatacaatgtatctctctTTTACCATGTTTCATACATATCTCTCTtttaccatgttagatacatacaatgtatctcccttttaccatgttagatacatatctcccttttaccatgtcatatacatacaatgtatctcctttttaccatgttagatacatatctctcttttaccatgttagatacatatctcccttttaccatgttagatacatGTCTACCTtttaccatgttagatacatatctctcttttaccatgttagatacatatctcccttttaccatgttagatacatGTCTACCTtttaccatgttagatacatatctctcttttaccatgttagatacatGTCTCCCTGTTACGAtgtcatatacatacaatgtatctcccttttaccatgttatatacatatctctcttttaccatgttagatacatatctctcttttaccatgttagatacatGACTCCCTTTTACTATGTTAGATACCTATCTCCCTTTTACCAtgtcatatacatacaatgtatctcccttttaccatgttagatacatatctctcttttaccatgttagatacatGTCTCCCTTTTACTATGTTAGAAACATATCTCCCTtttaccatgttagatacatGTCTCCTTTTTACTATGTTAGATACATATCTATCATTTGCCAATGTTAGACACATATATACCTTTTGCgtatgttacatacatatctaccttTTACCTGTGTAAGATACATATCTACCTTCTACCAGTTATAGATAATATCTAACTTTTAcatgtgttagatatatttctaccTTTTACCAGTGTTTGATAATATCTAACCTTTACAAGTGTTAGATACATATCTACTTTCTACCAGTTATAGATAATATCTAACTTTTACAAGTGTTAGTTATATATCAACCTTTTACTAGTGTTCCATGCATATCAACCTTTTACCTGTGTAAGATACATATCTACCTTTTACCAGTATTAGACACATATCTACTTATACCAGTGTTAGTTATATATCCCcttttactggtgttatatagtTTCAACCTTTTACCAGTGTTAGATACCTTTTATCTCTATTAGACACATATCTACCTTTTACCAGTGTCAGATATTATCTACCTTTTACCATGTACGATACATATCCACCTTATACCCGTCAACGACACATACCTACCTTTTTATCAGATCTCCAATTATTATACAACTTGATCATATACTAAACATTTTTGGTTCTGGCATAGTTGACAGAGACTGACACAGTATCTGAATTTCAGTTTTCTTGGTTTGTTTCCATTTATGATGATGGTGATGTTAAACAGGTATCCTCGACAGGAGAACAGTGTTGAAGTCACAACTAAATAAAAACTGATGAAGTTGTAACCTAAAGATTACCATATAGCATTTTGATTAGGCTTTGCGTTTCAGTACTTCAAGTACTTTATAATTTTCCATGTTTATTCATAATAGGTACTGAAAGTTTATCCAGTGTTTCTTCTgagtatattgtgtatatttaaCAGAACTTAGAAGGGTGTCTATACCCgtacatacaaatgatataagTTCATGAGTTTTACTACATTTAGTACTTGcgctttataaaaaaatatgatgaGTACCATGCCACTCGCCAAAACAATTAAGTCCATATTAGAAAAACGGTATAGTTGTAACCTTTATTTCTACACAGTAGTTATGTTGTTGCCTATCAAATAATGTACTGTGATACGTTTATGATTACATTGCATTGGTTATTTTACAGGTAGGCAACACGAGAGCCAAAGCCTTTCATTTAGTTGTATCCATATTTATCTGTTATACGCTATTTAAGATTTTATCCTTTGTTTGTTCGCCACACAAGGGCTCAAACAAAGTATCTCTCAGTCAAGCACCATGTCTGCGTGTCagttacattttcaatttgcCATAAATATCAACTCGAACAACGTTATCTGTTTTACTCAGTACTGCAGGTAATATCCTTTGTttatgtattacatttgtttgCAGATATCTTTTATGATAAAAGAAATTGTATTGAAATaactgttttgatattttacttgttttgaccaatcagaccTTTTTAGGTTATATCCTGACCGACCGACAAGCAATTGTCATCGgaatcaaaaatatatcttataacaaAAATAACGTTATTGTCGAATCATAATACTTGaccttcaaaacaaaaaacataaacaagCCAAAGCCTCGTTAAAAAGGGAGTGAACATAGCCTGCAAACGTTTACTTTATGTCTAAGCAAACTTTCAGTACTCTGTTTTATTTAGCAGGGGAGAATGGCGACCAAGCTACTGCTGTTGGCGTGTATTTGGATCGGCTGTGTAACCTTGGTAAAAGGACAAATAGGAGCACCGACTGCAGGTGATGAAATACGAATGCTTGTTAATTTTTCACTTCGAAAAGCAAAGCAGACAGTTGTTTGTGACAGAATTGTTTGTCAATATACTTTGGTCATCGGATGTCGTTTTATCGTGCTCTATTTACTGATTGGAAGTAAACAGAGATagggtcccccccccccccccccccccccccccccccgtcccACCAATTTAAGGTTGCATACCCCCAATGAGGGTTCACATACCCCCTTGAGGGGTCACATACACTCCCCCATCCCACCTATGTCGGGTCACATACCCTTAAGATGGTTTCGttgaaacattttgtttttgtgtacatCTGAAGTTACCTCAAGTGCAACTCCAATGTGTGTGATTGGATCCCTACCCAAGGCGGTTTCGTTTCTCGGGTAGCTGAAACCATAGACAATCTAGTGCTGTATATTTGTGTCTCTACATATCTGGATATGACGCGATGGACCTCCCGTATGCTGACTAGTAACGTAGGTACCGACATCTACAAGGGGACACGTTTAAAAATAGCCGTGTCTTCCGAAAGGGCAATACACACAGCAACACGTCTTTTGTTGACAACTAATAccattgaaaaaaatgaaaatgtataattttgCAAAGCATTGAACAAGGTCTGCAACAACACCAACACGTTTATAAATATAAACGTAACACtcatatttgttattttcaagATTAATTTTACTCCATCGAAATGATACGTTTCGTTTTGGgcattgttatattgtaatcaaaaacatttatatttatataactattatattacatttcCAGGGCCGTTCAATTTCGATATCACGACAGCTTTCGCGTCCGTTATCGGTGCACTGGTGGCACAAAATCAAATTGACACCGACATCAATACACTCCAGTCCCGTAAGTATCCTGTATTTATATTCAGACCTTAGATGTCTGTCTTTCAGGAAATATTCGTCATGCCACTGAGAAATTAATTATGACGATGGTGCCTTTAGTATGAAATACTTTAGATGCTATTATTTTTGCGATGGTTAAAATTCCGCTGTtttacaaaaatgttaaaagtaaaaagcattttttttttctcgaagACGGACCACccgaaatcacattttttacaggAGAAGAAAAACGTAAATCAAATTCTTTAACGTTCAGATGACATACCTAAATTCAATAAAATGAGATTGCGAAATATTGCAATAAGAGAAGATTTCGGGAAGAATCTTAACATTGAATCAAATTATATCACGCTTTCAAAGCAATAACCATGGCAGTAGCAATATACAACTTTAAGGGGAACATTGACTGTATAGGGAAAGCATTTTCCAACGAGTCCATGATAACGAACCATAATTGTTTTCCCGATTACCAATCATTATACTCTCGTGAAATCTGTCTAAGACTATAAGTCATGTCATAGGTGATTCTTACTTCCAGCCTGCCGGCCGTTATTCTTTGTgactatttatttttattctaaaATAAACCTTATGACGGGGAAATTCTTGCAACTTTGACAAATTATTGTTCAGATTCAGATTAAGCATTGGCAGTGGCACTTTTCAGGTCATATTTATCAATCTTACTTACAAGAGGATTGTTCAAAGGACATAACACATTAGCTCCTTTTAACATAAGTTGAGATTTGTATATAGTTGAGAAAGAAGGAATTGAATTGTGAACTGTGttctaaaatttaaaatatcacaCTATAAACAAGTGctgataatattttgatatttctctAGAAAACTGGAATATCACATTAATTTAACATTGACATTTCTATTCCCAGCACCGACCAGGACCTCTACATTAGCAAATGAAGCCAACGGCTGTCCAGCCAACTGGCACTTGTACAATGGCTTCTGTTATGTAGTGACCACCTTCGCCAAGGAATTATTTGACTACAAGGGTAAGTGAAGACTTCGTGATCCTTTTGTTTTCTCAATATATTAAAGCAGATATAGTGTTATTACCATGCAAATGCATTATATTTATAcgtgtatgtatgcatgtacttCAATTGCAAAGTGCAATTTGCGTTGTTGTATTGTAGTTAAGTTACATTTAAAACGTTGATTAGTTgtataaactatgtttttttttctgatttaatttgtgcttgttttcagatttagtgtaatacactgtactactttaaatactttaatGCGATTGTTCAATTTGcattcttttatattatttcagccTTGTATCATTTATGGTGtaaacatatatctcactatcaacatttaaattggTATTCAAATTTGCATAATCACTTAATCTTAAATTCATACATTTTCACTGTAATGCAACTGGTTACTAGTTTGACTTTGCATTTTCAGGTCACCTGACCCAAAAGGTCACGATGACCTATAGCCACCGTgttgcgtccgtcgtcgtccgccgtgcgcaATACTTTTTATTCCAGAAACGCTATTCCTCCTTAACCTTTGGGCGGAttagttttaaatttggtttgaagcatcattgggcaagggcaatcatatttttatataaaaatgatgCTGGTCCGACCCCTAGGGACAGAGGGGCGGGTCCCAAAA
It encodes the following:
- the LOC117320489 gene encoding uncharacterized protein LOC117320489, with the translated sequence MATKLLLLACIWIGCVTLVKGQIGAPTAGPFNFDITTAFASVIGALVAQNQIDTDINTLQSPPTRTSTLANEANGCPANWHLYNGFCYVVTTFAKELFDYK